The following coding sequences are from one Aeromicrobium duanguangcaii window:
- a CDS encoding CGNR zinc finger domain-containing protein, whose translation MTASASAPAAPAPLEVVRQFVNTCDLEAGTEQLSTPEALARWLRGASLSRTAIDADEHDLRHAVDLREALREALTANDSDASVPPEAVMTINAAAERAGLGLALTPDATWTPRPRAHGIDEALGALLAIVVQAAGDGTWGRLKVCKNDACRWAFYDHSRARTGKWCSMQLCGNRAKQQAWRERHDKEPRSTRPTR comes from the coding sequence GTGACGGCATCGGCATCGGCTCCAGCAGCACCCGCCCCCCTCGAAGTGGTGCGTCAGTTCGTCAACACCTGCGACCTGGAGGCGGGGACCGAACAACTGTCGACACCGGAAGCCTTGGCTCGTTGGCTACGCGGGGCCTCGCTCAGCCGGACAGCCATCGACGCCGACGAACACGACCTGAGGCATGCCGTCGATCTGCGCGAGGCGCTCAGAGAGGCCCTGACGGCCAACGACTCGGACGCATCGGTTCCGCCTGAGGCAGTCATGACGATCAACGCCGCCGCCGAGCGGGCCGGTCTCGGTCTCGCGCTCACCCCGGACGCGACGTGGACCCCGCGTCCTCGGGCGCACGGGATCGACGAAGCACTCGGCGCCCTTCTCGCGATCGTCGTTCAAGCCGCCGGCGACGGCACCTGGGGGCGCCTCAAGGTCTGCAAGAACGACGCCTGCCGCTGGGCCTTCTACGACCACTCCCGAGCCCGTACCGGCAAGTGGTGCTCCATGCAGTTGTGCGGCAACCGAGCCAAGCAGCAGGCTTGGCGAGAGCGGCACGACAAGGAGCCTCGAAGCACTCGACCAACGAGGTAG
- a CDS encoding MFS transporter: protein MWTASAASSLGSEVAEIAMPMLVILTLSASATEVGWLRAAQFLPFLLVTLPLGVLVDRWRGRRLSLLVGADAGRFVLFAALPLLVWAGVSNVALFYPLVFAIGTLTVLYQVADFAFLPSVVGAHQLVDANGKIAATSSASEIAGRGLGGLLVQAVTAPAAIALTAVTFGLSALSLRRIKVGQLDSPPEESLEEPRRPARQEILEGLRHAFTNRYIRALLGEAATFNLFNELFIIGLLLWTLRDLDLGAFATGLVFTAGGLGSFLGAWFGARATERFGYGRVLLLTMAVGNTAPLAAALADRAAVGPVVVLCALFTLVGLGSGIANVHAVSLRQTTLPEELRGRVNAAYRLISWGAIPVGAAVGGLAAARIGGQGTMLIGAAGMAAATLWVAISPVPRLRRIEEAHPPSSRSGS from the coding sequence CTGTGGACGGCGTCTGCGGCCTCCTCCCTTGGATCTGAGGTCGCCGAGATCGCCATGCCCATGCTGGTGATCCTCACGTTGTCGGCGAGCGCGACGGAGGTCGGCTGGCTGCGCGCGGCGCAGTTCTTGCCGTTCCTGCTGGTGACACTTCCCCTCGGCGTCCTCGTCGACCGGTGGCGGGGCCGGCGTTTGTCATTGCTTGTCGGCGCCGACGCGGGGCGCTTCGTGCTCTTCGCGGCACTCCCGCTCCTGGTCTGGGCCGGAGTGTCCAACGTCGCCCTGTTCTACCCGCTCGTCTTCGCCATCGGGACCCTCACGGTGCTGTACCAGGTCGCCGACTTCGCTTTCCTGCCCAGCGTGGTCGGGGCCCATCAGTTGGTCGATGCGAACGGCAAGATCGCCGCGACGTCCTCCGCGAGCGAGATCGCCGGCCGAGGCCTGGGCGGGCTGCTCGTGCAGGCCGTCACCGCACCCGCCGCCATCGCACTCACCGCCGTCACCTTCGGTCTCTCGGCACTCAGCCTGCGACGCATCAAGGTGGGCCAACTCGACTCGCCGCCAGAGGAGTCGCTGGAGGAACCACGGCGACCGGCACGACAGGAGATCCTCGAGGGCCTGCGGCACGCCTTCACCAACCGCTACATCAGAGCCCTGCTCGGTGAGGCAGCCACCTTCAACCTCTTCAACGAGCTGTTCATCATCGGACTGCTGCTGTGGACACTTCGCGATCTCGACCTCGGTGCCTTCGCGACCGGTCTGGTCTTCACCGCCGGTGGGTTGGGATCATTCCTCGGCGCATGGTTCGGCGCCCGTGCGACCGAGCGCTTCGGTTACGGCCGAGTCCTGCTCCTGACCATGGCGGTCGGGAACACCGCACCCCTGGCGGCGGCCCTGGCGGACCGGGCCGCAGTGGGCCCGGTGGTCGTCCTGTGCGCATTGTTCACCCTGGTCGGTCTCGGCTCAGGCATCGCGAACGTGCACGCGGTCAGCCTTCGCCAGACCACCCTTCCCGAGGAGTTGCGCGGCCGAGTCAATGCTGCCTACCGACTGATCTCCTGGGGGGCGATTCCGGTAGGCGCAGCCGTCGGAGGACTGGCCGCCGCGCGTATCGGGGGCCAGGGCACCATGCTGATCGGCGCCGCGGGGATGGCGGCCGCGACGCTGTGGGTCGCGATCTCGCCGGTGCCGCGGTTGCGCCGGATCGAGGAGGCACATCCACCGTCGTCGCGGAGCGGCTCCTGA